Genomic window (Flavobacterium oreochromis):
AGGATTTGAAGTTAATGGAGAAACAGTCCAATCATACAGAGGATAATTACCTCCACGTTTTAACATAGACAATTCAGCAAAATGACGATCTCCTGTTAAGAATAAAACACCTTTAACATCATTCTTAGCAATCTCATTAAGCAAATATTCTCTTTCTTGAGGATAAGTTGCATAATTTTCAAATTTTGCGGCAGAATTAATCACCTGACCACCTACTACAATAATTTTAAAAGTAGCTTTAGAAGAAGACAAAGCATCTATTAACCATTCTAACTGTTCTTTACCTAATAAAGTCCTATCTCCAGTTTTACGATCATTAGGCGATTTAAAATAACGATTATCTAACAAAAAGAACTGTGCATCACCCCAATTAAAGGTAGAATAAATTCCTTGAGTTTCTAAAGGATCTAAACCATATGATTTATTAGCCCAAAAATTCTTGAACGCTTTTTGAGTATGAATCTTATAATTTAAACTTCTATCTCCATCATTAGGTCCAAAATCATGATCATCCCAGATAGCATAATTTTGGGTACTAGCTAATAAAGGTTGAATTTCTTTAGTACTTCTGGTATGAGTATAACGAAAATAAAGACCCGATAAACTTTCATCAACTTCGCGTAAATAAATATTATCTCCTCCCCATAACATAATATCAGGCTTTTTAGCTGCTATACTTGTAAACACATTATAGTTACTACCATAAGGCTTTCCTGGTCTATCAACTTCAGGCTGATTAATATAAACACAACTACCAAAAGCAACTGTAAAATCTGGAGCTTTTTCTCTCCATTGCCATAATTTTTTAGATTCAAAAGTAGTTGGATAAGGCAGTTTTATTAGCTTATTATCTATATAAACTTGGTAAGCATACTTCTTCCCTTGTTCTAATTTATCTAAAACAACATGACAAGTATACCCTGATTCTTTTTTCGTATTGTATACATCCGAAAACATTTTTTTTGCAGGAGTAGAAACATCAAAATATTCCAATTTTACACTAGCATTAGTTGTAGTCTGTAACCATATTACAGCTTCTGTCATTTCACAATAGCCCACCATAGGACCTGATTGTAACATTTCTCTTTGTGCAAACAATGAAAAGGCCTGAATCAAAAAGAAAAAAGAAATAATTTTTTTCATTTAAAATAGATTTAATTTTATTAAAGCTATTCTTTATAACTAATATACCTTTCTAAAACGTATATTAAAAGTTAGCTTACCTATTGAAGATTGTATATTACAAAAATAACAAATATTATTTGAGTAAAGAAACACAATACAATTCATTACGGTTTTACCGTATATTTTGTTAAAACAAAAAGAAAAAACCATCAAAAAAATCAGGTTTAACTAACTTAGCCCAAGATTTCCCCTAAATCTACATCATATGAAAAAAAAATCACCTATTTGGATAACTTCAGAGGTTTTCCCAAAGAAATTTGGATTCTTACGCTCATTACTTATATCAACAGAGCAGGAGCTATGGTTATGCCTTTTTAAGTAATTATTTACACAAAGGCTTCTCTTTTACTCTTCAGGAAGTAGGCTGGCTTATGAGTTCTATAGGTATTGGTTCTTTTTAGGAAACTGGATAGGAGGCAAATTAACAGATAAAATAGGATTTTATACCGTAATCCTTTCCAGCTTATTATTAGTAGGTTTTGGATTCATCTCATTAATGTTTCTATATGACTTTATAGAAATAAGCATCGGTCTATTCTTTTTAACAGCTATAGCTGATATGTACAAACCAGCTGTTTATGTTGCTATTGGATGCTTTAGCAATTTCTCTAATCGAACCCGTTCTCTTACCCTTATAAGATTAGCAACTAACTTAGGCATGTTTACAGGTCCCATCATTGGAGGAGTACTAATTGCTAATAACAATTATGATCCATTATTTTGGATAGACGGAATCAGCTGTGTGATAGCTGTAATTCTATTCTTATTTTTAATTGATGAAACAAAAATTGACATTTACGCCAAAAGAGTAGAACAATTAAAAGAACACATAAACACAAAAATTCTATATTCAGTGATTCTAATTTTGTAATTTTCCTATTAGGCTCCTTTATTACAGCCTTACTCTTTTTCCAACTTTTTACAACTTTGCCAGTATACAACTCATCAAAATTTAATTTTAGTGAAATGCAAATAGGGCTACTATTATCTTTAAATGGTTTGCTCATTTTTCTCTTTGAAATGCCCATTATAGGATATCTTGAAAAAACCAAAATCAAAAATACAAAAATATTTCAAATAGGAAGTCTCTTCATGACATTAGGCTTTTTCTTCTTAATTTTTGCAAAGTGGATTTTTTTATTAATACTCAGTATTGGATTAATAACCTTAGGACAAATTTTAATCTTCTCTTTTGCTAACACTTTTGCATTTAACAAAGCTACACCAGGTCAAGAAGGTAAATATATGGCATTATATTCTATGAGTTTTAGTTTTGCTCAAATATTAAGCTCAAAACTAAGTTTCAGCATCATTGAAAAATATAGTTTTAATGCTAACTGGATTTTTATGGTTCTCATTGGAATTTTAGGAATTTATATCTATTTCAAACTAGATAAAAACCTAAACCAAGCCCCTTCATTTAACCAAACAGTAATATCATGACAACCTCTATAAATAATAAAAGTTTTAAAATTATTATCACTCTACTGTCCCTTCTTTTATTAAGCTGTTTAGTTTATATTTATAAAATGTCAGCTCATTCTAAGGGTATTATTATTTCATTAAGAAGTGAAAAAGCAGAATTAACAAATGACCTTGAAAAAGTAAAACTGGCATTAGAAAACACAATTGCAAAAAAAGGGCATCTGAACAAAGAACTACTAGAAGAAAGAAAAAAAGTAGATCAACTTTTAGCTAAAGTTAAAAATGGAAATTACGATCCATCTGAAATTACTAAATATAAAATTGAATCAAAAAACCTAGAATTAAGAATTGGCTATCTTATGAACGAGATAGAACGATATAAGAAAAGAATAGACAGCACTGAAAATGAATTAATCGCCTCTAACACAGAGCTTAAAAATATCAAAAAAACAAATGAAGATTTAAACACAAACAACCTAAATCTAAACAAAAAACTACAATTAGTTGACGAAAAATTAAGCAAAGCCTCTAAACTAAGTTTTTCTAATTTAGAAATGAATACTTTTAGAATAAAATCATCTGGTGAAATTACTCAAACAGACAAAGCAAACAAGACAAACTTAATTAAGATTAGCTTTTTAATTAGTGAAAACGAGCTAGTCACCCCTCAAAATAAAACATTTTATTTCCAATTATTTGATCCTAATAATGATCTAATAACATACAATGAAACTACCACAACAGGTGAAAGAATAGAAGATTATACAGCTATTTCCGTAGTTCATTATCAAAACAAAGCCCTTAAAATTGAGAAAATAATTCCTCTAAAAAATTTAACACCAGGCGTATATCAACTAAAAGTTTATGATGCTGCCAATCTAATACTAAGCAATAGCTTCGAAATGAATTAAAACAAAAAATAATTATTGAAAATATTTTAAAAATTCAGAAAATAAGTAAATCCACTTTCAATAATATTTATTAATTAATAAGTAGGCTACCTAAGTCATTTACTTGAAAAGACTTAGGCATGCTTTCTATTAACATAAAACACATCAGAAAAAATTCTCTTCCAAATTAAATATTTATA
Coding sequences:
- a CDS encoding alkaline phosphatase D family protein, which encodes MKKIISFFFLIQAFSLFAQREMLQSGPMVGYCEMTEAVIWLQTTTNASVKLEYFDVSTPAKKMFSDVYNTKKESGYTCHVVLDKLEQGKKYAYQVYIDNKLIKLPYPTTFESKKLWQWREKAPDFTVAFGSCVYINQPEVDRPGKPYGSNYNVFTSIAAKKPDIMLWGGDNIYLREVDESLSGLYFRYTHTRSTKEIQPLLASTQNYAIWDDHDFGPNDGDRSLNYKIHTQKAFKNFWANKSYGLDPLETQGIYSTFNWGDAQFFLLDNRYFKSPNDRKTGDRTLLGKEQLEWLIDALSSSKATFKIIVVGGQVINSAAKFENYATYPQEREYLLNEIAKNDVKGVLFLTGDRHFAELSMLKRGGNYPLYDWTVSPLTSNPSNSGLKEENKNRVEGSVFVQHNFGLLSFTGDKEDRQVKLSLFDHEGKELWNKVITKKS
- a CDS encoding MFS transporter codes for the protein MLSSLLLVGFGFISLMFLYDFIEISIGLFFLTAIADMYKPAVYVAIGCFSNFSNRTRSLTLIRLATNLGMFTGPIIGGVLIANNNYDPLFWIDGISCVIAVILFLFLIDETKIDIYAKRVEQLKEHINTKILYSVILIL
- a CDS encoding MFS transporter; the encoded protein is MTALLFFQLFTTLPVYNSSKFNFSEMQIGLLLSLNGLLIFLFEMPIIGYLEKTKIKNTKIFQIGSLFMTLGFFFLIFAKWIFLLILSIGLITLGQILIFSFANTFAFNKATPGQEGKYMALYSMSFSFAQILSSKLSFSIIEKYSFNANWIFMVLIGILGIYIYFKLDKNLNQAPSFNQTVIS